Proteins encoded together in one uncultured Desulfosarcina sp. window:
- the acpP gene encoding acyl carrier protein: MSVEDKVKKIIAEKLSVDIAEVVPEASFVDDLGADSLDLVELIMSMEEEFDVDISDEDAEKLVTVKDAFDYIKEH, translated from the coding sequence ATGTCAGTTGAAGATAAAGTAAAGAAGATCATCGCGGAAAAACTCAGTGTGGATATTGCCGAAGTGGTCCCGGAAGCCTCGTTTGTAGATGACCTTGGTGCCGACAGCCTGGATCTCGTGGAACTGATCATGTCCATGGAAGAGGAATTCGACGTGGACATCTCCGACGAAGACGCCGAAAAGCTGGTCACCGTAAAAGACGCCTTCGACTACATCAAGGAACACTGA
- a CDS encoding MBL fold metallo-hydrolase produces the protein MIIRQMALGPIQANCFILGCEQTREAVVIDPGDDTDRILTTLAAEQLTVVHIVNTHGHFDHVGANKRLKEVTGADILIHSADAPMLAQLSNAAAAWGLAAENSPPAERLLEDGDTITFGSHTLTVLHTPGHTPGGICLYTEYSDNGTRKKAVFVGDTLFAGSIGRTDFPGGNFDTLINSIRTKLFSLDDEVAVYPGHMGNTNIGVEKRTNPFCGMG, from the coding sequence TTGATCATTCGTCAAATGGCCCTTGGCCCCATTCAGGCAAACTGTTTTATTCTGGGATGCGAACAGACCCGTGAAGCCGTGGTCATCGACCCCGGCGACGACACCGACCGCATCCTCACCACCCTGGCCGCAGAACAGCTTACCGTGGTCCATATCGTCAATACCCACGGGCATTTCGACCATGTGGGGGCCAACAAACGGCTCAAAGAGGTCACCGGCGCGGACATCCTCATCCACAGCGCCGACGCGCCCATGCTCGCCCAGTTGTCGAATGCGGCAGCGGCTTGGGGCCTGGCCGCCGAAAACTCGCCCCCGGCGGAGCGGCTTCTGGAAGACGGCGACACCATCACCTTCGGCTCCCACACCCTTACGGTGCTGCACACACCGGGGCACACCCCCGGCGGCATCTGCCTGTACACCGAATACAGCGACAACGGCACCCGGAAAAAAGCGGTGTTCGTGGGCGACACCCTGTTCGCCGGCTCCATCGGCAGGACCGATTTTCCCGGCGGCAATTTCGACACCCTGATCAACAGCATACGGACCAAGCTGTTCAGCCTGGATGACGAGGTCGCCGTTTACCCGGGGCATATGGGCAACACCAACATCGGGGTCGAGAAGCGAACCAACCCTTTCTGCGGCATGGGCTAA
- the nusB gene encoding transcription antitermination factor NusB — protein MGTRRLSREKALQALFYMDMHCDPGEDPVGRFCECFSQEQPTEPFFHRLVDGVRENRATIDAVIERFSSNWKISRMSCVDRNVLRIAVFELLFCTDIPPKVSINEAIDVGKRFGTEESGAFINGILDSIRMAINEKKVDALPKTVEE, from the coding sequence ATGGGGACCCGTCGCTTATCCAGGGAAAAGGCCCTGCAGGCCCTTTTCTATATGGACATGCACTGTGATCCGGGGGAAGACCCCGTCGGGCGTTTCTGCGAGTGTTTTTCCCAGGAACAGCCGACCGAGCCGTTTTTCCATCGCCTGGTCGACGGCGTTCGGGAAAACCGCGCGACCATCGACGCGGTGATCGAGCGGTTTTCCAGCAACTGGAAAATCTCGCGCATGTCCTGCGTGGACCGCAATGTGTTGCGCATTGCCGTTTTCGAACTGCTCTTTTGCACCGATATTCCGCCCAAGGTTTCCATCAACGAGGCCATCGACGTGGGCAAACGCTTCGGGACCGAGGAATCCGGGGCTTTTATCAACGGCATCCTGGACAGTATCCGCATGGCGATCAACGAAAAAAAGGTAGACGCCCTGCCGAAGACCGTTGAAGAGTGA
- the rpiB gene encoding ribose 5-phosphate isomerase B — MTDSRRIIIGCDHAALRLKEILKSALQEKGFQVDDVGTHSEASMDYPDTGKAVAQKVSSGEFERGLLLCGTGLGMSMVANKFPHVRAALCNDLFSAAMSRRHNDANILVMGGRVIGDILALEILSTWLDTPFEGGRHQKRLDLFDQI, encoded by the coding sequence ATGACCGACTCCCGACGGATCATCATCGGCTGTGACCACGCAGCACTACGCCTCAAAGAGATCCTGAAAAGCGCCTTGCAGGAAAAAGGGTTCCAGGTGGACGACGTCGGCACCCACAGCGAAGCGTCCATGGATTACCCGGATACGGGCAAAGCCGTGGCCCAGAAGGTTTCTTCGGGCGAGTTCGAACGGGGCCTCCTTCTTTGCGGTACCGGCCTGGGCATGTCCATGGTCGCCAACAAATTCCCCCATGTGCGTGCGGCCCTGTGCAACGATCTGTTCTCCGCGGCCATGAGCCGGCGCCATAACGACGCCAACATCCTGGTCATGGGCGGAAGGGTGATCGGCGATATCCTGGCTTTGGAAATTCTATCCACCTGGCTGGATACGCCTTTCGAAGGAGGGCGGCATCAGAAGCGGCTGGACCTGTTCGATCAAATATAA
- the fabF gene encoding beta-ketoacyl-ACP synthase II — MERRVVITGLGLVTPLGIGVEETWSALLEGRSGIGEITRFDTTEFTTKIAGQVNGFKAEDFLPIKDAKRTERFIAFAVAAARMALESARLTIDEKKGPRVGVITGCGLGGLEMLETTAHTVREKGPKRCSPFFIPRLIGNMAPGMISIHLGAKGPNISVATACAAGAHAVGDACNTIKRGQADAMITGGVESVITPTCIAGFNAMKALSTRNDDPQKASRPFDRDRDGFVVGEGAGILVLEELQHALERGATILAEMAGYGQSGDGYHMTSPSPDGDGMIRCMQAAIDDAGIANDAIDYINAHGTSTPLNDLYETRAIKKVLGDSAGKVPVSSTKSMTGHLLGGAGGIETVFTVLALKNGIIPPTINLENPDAECDLDYVPNKARKANLTYAMSNSFGFGGTNASLIVKRYEP; from the coding sequence TTGGAAAGACGGGTTGTCATTACCGGCTTGGGACTGGTGACGCCGCTGGGCATCGGCGTGGAGGAAACCTGGTCGGCCCTGCTTGAAGGCCGTTCCGGAATCGGCGAAATCACACGTTTCGACACCACCGAATTCACCACCAAGATCGCCGGCCAGGTCAACGGTTTCAAGGCCGAAGATTTTCTGCCGATAAAGGACGCCAAGCGCACGGAACGGTTTATCGCCTTTGCCGTTGCGGCCGCCCGCATGGCATTGGAAAGCGCCCGTCTGACCATCGACGAGAAGAAAGGCCCCCGTGTGGGGGTGATCACCGGCTGCGGGTTGGGGGGCCTTGAAATGCTGGAAACCACGGCCCACACCGTTCGGGAAAAGGGCCCCAAACGGTGCAGCCCGTTTTTCATCCCCCGGCTGATCGGCAACATGGCCCCGGGAATGATCTCCATTCATCTGGGGGCCAAAGGACCCAACATCTCCGTGGCCACCGCCTGCGCCGCCGGCGCCCATGCCGTCGGTGACGCCTGCAACACGATCAAACGGGGTCAGGCCGACGCCATGATTACCGGCGGAGTCGAATCGGTCATCACCCCCACCTGCATCGCCGGCTTCAATGCCATGAAAGCCCTGTCCACCCGCAACGACGATCCTCAAAAAGCTTCGCGGCCTTTCGACCGGGACCGGGACGGCTTCGTGGTGGGGGAAGGCGCCGGCATTCTGGTTCTCGAAGAATTGCAACATGCCCTGGAACGGGGGGCAACAATTTTGGCGGAAATGGCCGGTTACGGCCAGAGCGGCGACGGCTACCACATGACGTCGCCCTCCCCGGACGGCGACGGCATGATCCGCTGCATGCAGGCCGCCATCGACGATGCCGGCATCGCCAACGATGCCATCGACTACATCAACGCCCACGGCACGTCCACCCCCTTGAACGACCTCTACGAAACCCGGGCCATTAAAAAGGTGCTGGGGGATTCGGCCGGAAAGGTGCCGGTTTCTTCCACCAAGTCCATGACCGGTCACCTGCTGGGCGGCGCCGGCGGCATTGAAACCGTATTTACGGTGCTGGCCCTTAAAAACGGCATCATCCCGCCTACCATCAATCTGGAAAACCCCGACGCGGAGTGCGACCTGGACTACGTTCCCAACAAGGCCCGAAAAGCGAACCTCACTTACGCCATGTCCAACTCCTTTGGTTTCGGCGGCACCAATGCCAGTTTGATCGTCAAACGCTACGAACCGTGA
- a CDS encoding riboflavin synthase — MFTGIIEGLGTITAIHPSGQGSRLSITSDFDLDGTRIGDSIAVNGACLTAVVLEGRRFVVDVSPETLQRSVLGRAKIAERVNLERALRLSDRLDGHLVSGHVDGIGILKERKPLANAIIITYNVPRALSRYMIEKGSVAVDGTSLTINRCGETFFEVSIIPHTAGLTTVGLKKAGDAVNIETDMIGKYVERFVRSPDASRHESGPLEGGIDKAFLAKSGFI; from the coding sequence ATGTTTACAGGAATTATTGAAGGTCTGGGAACCATCACAGCCATCCACCCCTCCGGCCAGGGAAGCCGGCTGTCCATCACCTCGGATTTCGACTTGGATGGCACCCGCATCGGGGACAGCATTGCCGTCAACGGCGCCTGCCTGACCGCCGTGGTCCTCGAAGGGCGGCGGTTTGTCGTGGATGTTTCCCCCGAAACCCTCCAGCGCAGCGTACTGGGGCGGGCCAAGATCGCCGAACGGGTCAATCTGGAGCGTGCCCTGCGGCTGTCGGACCGGCTGGACGGCCATCTGGTTTCCGGCCACGTGGACGGCATCGGCATCTTGAAGGAAAGAAAGCCCTTGGCCAACGCAATCATTATCACCTACAACGTACCGCGCGCCCTCTCCCGCTACATGATCGAGAAGGGAAGTGTGGCCGTGGACGGCACCAGCCTGACCATCAACCGCTGTGGGGAAACCTTTTTCGAAGTGAGCATCATCCCCCATACGGCCGGCCTGACCACCGTGGGATTGAAAAAGGCAGGCGACGCCGTCAACATCGAAACCGATATGATCGGCAAATATGTGGAACGCTTTGTTCGAAGTCCCGATGCGTCGCGCCATGAGTCGGGACCCTTGGAGGGGGGAATCGACAAGGCGTTTCTGGCCAAATCCGGTTTTATCTGA
- a CDS encoding dCMP deaminase family protein — protein MTVQGSGKRTNYLSWDDYFMSVALLSAQRSKDPNTQVGACIVNRQKRIVGVGYNGFPTGCSDEALPWHREGDFLDTKYPYVCHAELNAVLNSVPGSLADCSIYTALFPCNECAKVIIQAGIREVVYLSDKYAETDSFRAARRLFDQAGVVCRQLIPDSRTVTITLDENG, from the coding sequence ATGACCGTCCAGGGCAGCGGCAAACGAACCAATTACCTTTCCTGGGACGACTATTTCATGTCCGTGGCCCTGCTTTCCGCCCAGCGCAGCAAGGACCCCAACACCCAGGTGGGGGCCTGCATCGTCAATCGCCAGAAACGCATCGTGGGGGTGGGCTACAACGGTTTTCCCACCGGCTGCAGCGACGAAGCCCTGCCCTGGCATCGGGAAGGCGACTTTCTGGATACCAAATACCCCTACGTCTGCCATGCGGAACTCAACGCCGTGCTGAACAGTGTACCCGGCAGCCTTGCCGACTGCAGCATCTATACGGCGCTGTTTCCCTGTAACGAGTGTGCCAAGGTGATCATTCAGGCAGGCATTCGGGAAGTGGTCTACCTGTCCGACAAGTATGCCGAAACCGATTCCTTTCGCGCCGCCAGGCGGTTGTTCGACCAGGCCGGCGTCGTCTGCCGGCAGTTGATACCGGACAGCCGGACCGTGACCATCACCCTCGATGAAAACGGATAG
- the ribD gene encoding bifunctional diaminohydroxyphosphoribosylaminopyrimidine deaminase/5-amino-6-(5-phosphoribosylamino)uracil reductase RibD, protein MNEHEAYMQQALALAEKGRGWTSPNPMVGAVVVKDGQVVGRGYHQRAGGPHAEVHAIDDAGEQARGATIYVTLEPCNHFGRTPPCTRKIIDAGIRRVVVAMTDPNPGVEGGGNQYLQNKGVDVITGVCEKEARTLNEAFTTWITTGRPFVIVKCAATLDGRIATRTGDSRWVTGPASRQHVHRIRHAVDGILVGVETVKKDDPSLTTRLEGETGSDPTRIVLDTHLSMPATAKMLHQPSEAPTWVICGPEAAESRRSALEAAGAQVIAAAVKNGRIDLAALMEQLGSMEISSLLIEGGGRVIGSALAAGVVDKLCLFYAPKLLGGDDGIPMCRGSGPERMRDSIAVYNLEVFRFDEDVMLQGYLKPF, encoded by the coding sequence ATGAACGAACACGAAGCATACATGCAACAGGCTCTGGCCCTGGCAGAAAAAGGCCGCGGCTGGACCTCGCCCAACCCCATGGTCGGCGCCGTGGTGGTCAAGGACGGCCAGGTCGTAGGCCGGGGATACCACCAGCGCGCCGGCGGCCCCCATGCCGAGGTCCATGCCATTGACGATGCCGGCGAGCAGGCCCGCGGGGCGACGATTTACGTTACCCTGGAGCCGTGCAACCATTTTGGCCGCACACCGCCCTGCACCCGGAAAATCATCGATGCCGGCATTCGACGGGTGGTCGTGGCCATGACCGACCCCAACCCCGGCGTCGAAGGAGGCGGCAACCAATACCTTCAGAATAAGGGCGTCGATGTAATCACCGGCGTATGCGAAAAAGAGGCCCGAACCCTCAACGAGGCTTTCACCACCTGGATCACCACCGGCCGGCCCTTTGTCATTGTCAAATGCGCCGCCACGCTGGACGGGCGCATCGCCACACGCACCGGCGATTCGCGCTGGGTCACCGGACCGGCGTCGCGCCAACACGTTCACCGCATCCGCCATGCGGTGGACGGCATCCTGGTGGGCGTGGAAACCGTTAAAAAAGATGATCCCAGCCTCACCACCCGGCTGGAGGGTGAAACCGGATCGGACCCGACGCGCATCGTCCTGGACACCCATCTCTCCATGCCCGCAACGGCCAAGATGCTGCACCAGCCGTCTGAGGCCCCCACATGGGTGATCTGCGGCCCGGAAGCGGCCGAAAGCCGCCGGTCGGCCCTGGAAGCGGCCGGTGCGCAGGTGATTGCCGCGGCGGTGAAAAACGGCCGGATCGACCTGGCGGCTCTGATGGAGCAGCTGGGAAGCATGGAGATCAGCAGTTTGCTGATCGAAGGCGGAGGCAGGGTCATCGGCTCCGCCCTGGCCGCGGGGGTTGTGGACAAGCTCTGCCTGTTTTACGCGCCCAAGCTGCTGGGCGGCGACGACGGCATTCCCATGTGCCGGGGATCGGGCCCGGAACGCATGCGAGACAGCATTGCCGTTTACAATCTGGAAGTGTTTCGATTCGATGAAGACGTGATGCTCCAGGGGTATCTGAAACCATTCTGA
- the fabG gene encoding 3-oxoacyl-[acyl-carrier-protein] reductase — protein MTEASQRVVVVTGGSRGIGRAICVALSAPGTRIYFNYSNNREAAEETARSIEAAGGKAAFHQVDVASESAVSDHLNAVLKEAGRIDVLVNNAGITRDGLLVRMKETDWDAVMDVNLKGAFHCMKVAAKAMMKQRYGRIVNISSVVGASGNPGQANYVAAKAGIVGLSKAVARELASRNITVNVVAPGYVDTDMTGNLSDKAKDAMIAQIPMGRIGTPEEIAGAVAFLVSPAADYITGQVIHVNGGMYM, from the coding sequence ATGACTGAAGCCTCGCAGCGCGTCGTTGTGGTAACCGGCGGATCACGGGGCATCGGACGGGCCATCTGCGTCGCCCTGAGCGCACCGGGCACCCGGATCTACTTCAATTACAGCAACAACCGGGAAGCCGCCGAAGAAACGGCCCGATCCATCGAGGCCGCCGGCGGCAAGGCCGCATTTCACCAGGTCGACGTCGCCTCGGAAAGTGCGGTGAGCGACCATTTGAATGCCGTGCTGAAAGAAGCCGGACGCATCGATGTGCTGGTCAACAATGCCGGCATCACCCGTGACGGCCTGTTAGTCAGAATGAAAGAAACGGACTGGGACGCGGTGATGGACGTCAACCTCAAAGGCGCTTTCCACTGCATGAAAGTGGCGGCCAAGGCAATGATGAAACAGCGCTACGGTCGGATCGTCAACATCTCGTCTGTGGTGGGCGCAAGCGGAAATCCGGGCCAGGCCAACTACGTGGCCGCCAAGGCGGGGATCGTCGGCCTGTCCAAAGCCGTGGCCCGGGAGCTGGCCAGCCGCAACATAACGGTCAACGTGGTAGCGCCCGGGTATGTCGATACCGACATGACCGGCAATCTGAGCGACAAGGCCAAGGATGCCATGATCGCCCAGATTCCCATGGGGCGCATTGGAACGCCCGAAGAGATCGCCGGTGCGGTCGCATTTCTGGTTTCGCCGGCTGCGGATTATATCACTGGGCAGGTTATTCATGTTAACGGCGGCATGTACATGTAA
- a CDS encoding bifunctional 3,4-dihydroxy-2-butanone-4-phosphate synthase/GTP cyclohydrolase II yields MPKITIEQAIEDIRDGKMVILVDDEDRENEGDLTMAAEKVTPEAINFMAKYGRGLICLSLTAEKCKQLNLPLMVQNNTSPFETGFTVSIEAKCGVTTGISAADRATTVLAAVADDASPNDLTRPGHIFPLRARDGGVMVRVGQTEGSVDLARLAGLKPAGVICEIMDEDGTMARMPTLEEFSELHGIGICTIADLVEYRTRTESFVHRAAETVIPTLHGGDFKMIAFENDIDNLTHIALVKGEIDPEKPTMVRVHSECMTGDIFGSLRCDCGDQLHKAMEMVAAEGSGVILYLRQEGRGIGLINKLKAYELQRCKGMDTVEANLKLGFKDDMRDYGIGAQMLINIGVRKMRLLTNNPKKMIGLDGYGLSVVEQLPIEVAPNEHNRCYLECKKLKMGHTLSFEETPQHQ; encoded by the coding sequence ATGCCAAAAATAACCATCGAGCAGGCCATCGAAGATATCCGCGATGGCAAAATGGTTATCCTCGTTGACGACGAAGACCGGGAAAACGAGGGCGACCTGACCATGGCGGCGGAGAAGGTAACGCCTGAAGCCATCAATTTCATGGCCAAATACGGTCGCGGCCTCATCTGCCTGTCCCTGACCGCCGAAAAATGTAAACAGCTGAACCTGCCTTTAATGGTTCAAAACAACACCAGCCCGTTCGAAACCGGATTCACCGTCTCCATCGAGGCCAAATGCGGCGTCACCACGGGCATTTCCGCTGCGGATCGGGCCACCACGGTTCTGGCGGCCGTTGCCGACGACGCCTCACCCAACGATCTGACGCGGCCCGGCCACATCTTCCCGCTGCGTGCCCGCGACGGCGGCGTCATGGTGCGGGTGGGCCAGACCGAGGGCAGCGTGGACCTGGCCCGTCTGGCCGGCCTTAAACCGGCCGGCGTCATATGCGAAATCATGGACGAGGACGGCACCATGGCCCGCATGCCGACCCTGGAAGAGTTCAGCGAATTACACGGCATCGGCATCTGCACCATTGCCGACCTGGTGGAATACCGTACGCGCACCGAAAGCTTCGTTCACCGGGCCGCGGAAACCGTTATCCCCACCCTCCATGGCGGCGACTTCAAGATGATCGCCTTCGAAAACGATATCGACAACCTTACCCACATCGCCCTGGTCAAAGGCGAAATCGATCCGGAAAAGCCCACCATGGTGCGGGTGCACTCGGAATGCATGACCGGCGACATCTTCGGCTCCCTGCGCTGCGACTGCGGCGATCAGCTGCACAAGGCCATGGAGATGGTGGCCGCCGAAGGCAGCGGCGTCATCCTCTATCTACGCCAGGAAGGACGCGGTATTGGCCTGATCAACAAGCTTAAGGCCTACGAATTGCAACGCTGCAAGGGCATGGATACCGTGGAGGCCAACCTGAAGCTGGGCTTCAAGGACGACATGCGCGATTACGGCATCGGCGCCCAGATGCTGATCAACATCGGCGTTCGCAAAATGCGGCTGTTGACCAACAACCCCAAAAAAATGATCGGGTTGGATGGGTACGGGCTGAGCGTGGTGGAGCAACTGCCCATCGAAGTCGCGCCCAACGAGCACAACCGCTGCTACCTGGAATGCAAAAAACTGAAAATGGGGCATACCCTCAGTTTCGAGGAAACCCCCCAACATCAATAA
- the glyA gene encoding serine hydroxymethyltransferase: MNIQTIREIDPEIARVIEEEEDRQQTHLELIASENIASPAVMAAQGSILTNKYAEGYPKKRYYGGCEYVDRAEQLAIDRALALFGAESANVQPHSGSQANMAAYFALLEPGDTVLGMNLAHGGHLTHGAKVSFSGRLFNFVHYGVDRETETIDYDQVEQLARKHRPKMIVAGASAYPRFIDFAALAAIARSVDALLLMDMAHIAGLVAAGVHPSPIPHCDVVTSTTHKTLRGPRGGLILAREACGKKIDSQVFPGIQGGPLMHVIAAKAVALKEAQGAPFKQYQKNIVANAAALAETLKERGLDLVSGGTDNHLMLINLTQLDITGKDAEAALGRAGITVNKNAIPYETRGPKITSGVRVGTPFVTSRGMMAGEMKIIGGMIDDVLRNCENETLIAKTRDRVRQLCEEFPLYPEKGA, translated from the coding sequence TTGAACATCCAAACCATTCGAGAAATCGATCCTGAAATCGCGCGTGTCATCGAGGAGGAAGAGGATCGTCAGCAGACCCACCTGGAGTTGATCGCTTCCGAAAACATTGCCAGCCCGGCCGTCATGGCGGCCCAGGGCAGCATCCTGACCAATAAATATGCCGAAGGCTACCCGAAAAAGCGATACTACGGCGGCTGCGAATACGTCGACCGGGCGGAGCAGCTGGCCATCGACCGGGCCCTGGCCCTGTTCGGCGCCGAAAGCGCCAACGTGCAGCCCCACTCGGGCTCCCAGGCCAACATGGCCGCCTACTTCGCCCTGCTGGAGCCCGGTGATACGGTGCTGGGCATGAATCTGGCCCATGGCGGCCATCTGACCCACGGGGCCAAAGTCAGTTTCTCCGGCCGTCTTTTCAACTTTGTACATTATGGCGTGGATCGGGAAACGGAAACCATCGACTACGACCAGGTGGAGCAGCTGGCCCGGAAACACCGGCCCAAAATGATCGTGGCCGGCGCCAGCGCCTATCCCCGCTTCATCGACTTCGCGGCCCTGGCGGCCATCGCCCGTTCGGTCGATGCCCTGCTGCTGATGGATATGGCCCACATCGCCGGCCTGGTGGCGGCCGGGGTGCATCCGTCGCCCATTCCCCACTGCGACGTGGTCACCTCCACCACCCACAAAACCCTGCGGGGACCGCGCGGTGGACTGATCTTGGCGCGGGAAGCCTGTGGAAAAAAAATTGACAGCCAGGTGTTTCCCGGCATTCAGGGCGGTCCGCTGATGCACGTCATCGCCGCCAAGGCCGTGGCCCTTAAAGAAGCCCAGGGAGCGCCGTTCAAGCAATACCAGAAAAACATCGTGGCCAACGCCGCGGCCCTGGCCGAAACATTGAAAGAACGGGGACTCGACCTGGTGTCCGGCGGGACCGACAATCATCTGATGCTGATCAACCTCACCCAGCTGGACATCACCGGCAAGGATGCCGAGGCGGCCCTGGGCCGGGCCGGCATCACGGTCAACAAAAACGCCATCCCCTACGAAACCCGCGGGCCCAAAATCACCAGCGGCGTTCGCGTGGGGACGCCGTTTGTCACCAGCCGGGGGATGATGGCCGGGGAAATGAAAATTATCGGCGGCATGATCGACGACGTGCTGCGCAATTGCGAAAACGAAACCCTGATCGCCAAAACCAGGGACCGGGTACGGCAATTGTGTGAAGAATTTCCCCTCTACCCCGAAAAAGGGGCCTGA
- the nrdR gene encoding transcriptional regulator NrdR, whose amino-acid sequence MKCPFCGELDNKVIDSRVSKDGSVIRRRRECIDCSRRFTTYEHIEEIPIMIIKKDGRREVFSREKVGSGIRKACQKLDISVNVIEEFIDELERDLRETGEKEIPSHDIGERVMIKLHELNDIAYVRFASVYREFKDVNDFVSELKRLLSQPGK is encoded by the coding sequence ATGAAATGTCCATTTTGCGGAGAGCTTGACAACAAGGTCATCGATTCCCGGGTCAGTAAGGACGGCAGCGTCATCCGGCGACGGCGGGAATGCATCGACTGCAGCCGACGCTTCACAACCTACGAGCACATCGAAGAAATTCCCATCATGATTATCAAAAAGGATGGTCGCCGGGAAGTCTTCAGCCGGGAGAAAGTGGGGTCCGGCATCCGCAAAGCCTGCCAGAAGCTGGACATCAGCGTCAACGTCATCGAAGAATTCATCGACGAACTGGAACGGGACCTGCGCGAAACCGGCGAAAAAGAGATTCCCTCCCACGACATCGGCGAACGGGTCATGATCAAGCTCCACGAACTCAACGACATCGCCTACGTCCGCTTTGCCTCGGTCTACCGCGAATTCAAGGATGTGAACGACTTTGTATCCGAACTCAAGCGTCTGCTGAGCCAGCCGGGGAAATAA
- the ribE gene encoding 6,7-dimethyl-8-ribityllumazine synthase, producing MPNIIEAGLVAEGKRFGIISSRFNDFITDRLVGGAVDALTRSGAQDADIDLVKVPGAFEIPMLAQRMAKSKKYHAIICLGAVIRGATPHFDYVCAEASKGIAQVAMETQVPVIFGIVTTDTIEQAIERAGTKAGNKGWSAAVAAIEMANLMDTVDKG from the coding sequence ATGCCGAATATCATCGAAGCCGGATTGGTCGCCGAGGGCAAGCGGTTCGGTATCATTTCCAGCCGTTTCAACGATTTCATTACCGACAGGCTCGTAGGTGGCGCCGTGGATGCCCTGACCCGCAGCGGAGCCCAGGACGCCGACATCGATCTCGTCAAAGTACCCGGGGCCTTCGAGATTCCCATGCTGGCCCAGCGCATGGCCAAGAGCAAAAAATACCATGCGATTATTTGCCTGGGAGCGGTTATCCGGGGGGCAACGCCCCATTTCGACTATGTCTGCGCTGAAGCGTCCAAGGGCATCGCCCAGGTTGCCATGGAAACCCAGGTTCCCGTGATCTTCGGCATCGTTACCACGGACACCATCGAACAGGCCATCGAACGGGCCGGCACCAAAGCGGGCAACAAGGGCTGGAGTGCCGCCGTGGCCGCCATCGAGATGGCCAACCTCATGGATACGGTGGACAAGGGCTGA